A region from the Candidatus Thorarchaeota archaeon genome encodes:
- a CDS encoding cation-translocating P-type ATPase, with protein sequence MTDTKMSERIPESNSCSTSIRSIDIGESEGTEISAIWTSSRALRNWVGGALLGLGLIISYIGSSLNYTLWMIGSEAFLLSDVLFLLSIGIGGEVILKKGYQDLKKKSFGISLLMSLAILGSIAGSILGGVHIYMEGAILSFLFNLAEVLENYSIEKARGSLRELMDLSPDRAVVRRNGETVEVAVESVEIGETVIIKPGEKIPVDGVVIEGSSAINEAPITGESIPVDKHRGDEIYAGTINEHGYLEAEATSKSSESTISKIIEMVKSAERKKTKHERYVERFSSYYTPTVVAIAIVTAFIPPLFLMQPWVIWFIRGITMLVLACPCAFVISTPVAVVSGITSAAKNGVLIESGTSLEAMGEIRVMAFDKTGTLTKGKLNVTDVIPLNGRSKEDVLRCACGLEERSDHPVAKAIVNHVKENHDISHEHGIEGFQEIRGKGVKASLNGREHYAGNPSLMDELGFDLNHVHHSSNSEKVLEEAHRMCSRTNCINILDRTIPRLQREGKTVILVTTEDELEGIIAVADEIRPHAKEVIEVLNSSGIRTVMLTGDNRHTAQAIADQIGIQDFRAELMPNEKVEELKRISERYGSIAMVGDGVNDAPALAVANVGIAMGAAGTDTALETANIALMKDDLSRIPYLYRLAVRTKAIIRQNIFASLTAKTLLAVGVPLGFVSIALAVLAGDAGMTLGITGNAMRISKLNPN encoded by the coding sequence ATGACTGATACAAAAATGAGCGAGAGAATACCCGAATCAAATTCGTGTTCGACATCTATAAGATCTATAGACATTGGAGAGTCAGAAGGTACAGAAATCAGCGCTATCTGGACAAGTTCAAGAGCCCTCAGGAACTGGGTTGGAGGGGCACTGTTAGGTTTAGGCTTGATTATATCCTATATTGGTTCCAGTTTGAACTACACCTTGTGGATGATTGGTAGCGAAGCTTTTCTTCTTTCAGATGTTCTTTTCCTGCTAAGTATAGGAATCGGCGGAGAAGTCATTCTCAAGAAGGGTTATCAAGATCTGAAGAAGAAATCATTTGGCATCAGTCTGTTGATGAGCTTGGCAATTCTGGGTTCTATAGCTGGCAGTATCCTTGGAGGTGTACATATTTACATGGAGGGAGCGATTCTTTCGTTCCTTTTCAATTTGGCCGAAGTCTTGGAGAATTACTCGATTGAAAAAGCGAGGGGATCACTGAGGGAGCTCATGGATCTTTCTCCAGATAGAGCAGTGGTCCGGCGAAATGGAGAAACGGTGGAAGTCGCTGTTGAATCGGTGGAAATTGGGGAAACAGTGATTATCAAGCCGGGAGAGAAAATTCCTGTGGATGGAGTAGTCATCGAGGGAAGCAGCGCAATCAATGAAGCTCCCATAACAGGTGAGAGCATACCTGTTGACAAACATAGGGGTGACGAAATCTACGCGGGAACAATCAACGAACATGGCTATCTTGAAGCTGAAGCAACTAGCAAATCATCTGAGAGCACCATTTCCAAGATCATCGAGATGGTAAAGAGTGCCGAACGGAAGAAGACAAAGCACGAAAGATATGTTGAGAGGTTCTCATCCTATTATACTCCTACTGTTGTAGCCATTGCCATTGTGACCGCATTCATCCCGCCTCTTTTTCTGATGCAGCCATGGGTTATCTGGTTCATACGCGGGATTACAATGCTCGTGTTGGCATGCCCATGCGCATTCGTAATTAGCACACCGGTAGCAGTGGTTTCCGGCATCACAAGTGCTGCGAAGAATGGGGTTCTGATAGAGAGCGGTACAAGCTTGGAGGCAATGGGAGAAATCAGGGTTATGGCGTTTGATAAAACGGGCACCCTCACAAAAGGTAAGCTCAATGTGACAGATGTAATCCCCCTTAATGGACGCAGCAAAGAAGATGTGCTAAGATGTGCTTGTGGTCTTGAAGAACGAAGTGACCATCCTGTTGCCAAGGCTATTGTAAATCACGTGAAGGAGAATCATGACATCAGCCATGAACATGGAATCGAGGGATTTCAAGAAATCCGCGGGAAGGGGGTCAAGGCAAGCCTGAACGGAAGAGAACACTATGCAGGGAACCCTTCACTTATGGACGAACTGGGATTTGATTTAAACCACGTTCACCACTCTAGCAATAGTGAGAAAGTCCTAGAAGAAGCTCATCGAATGTGTTCAAGGACCAACTGCATCAATATCTTGGATAGGACGATACCCCGTCTTCAAAGAGAGGGTAAGACGGTTATTTTGGTTACGACAGAAGACGAACTCGAAGGTATCATAGCAGTTGCAGATGAAATAAGACCTCATGCCAAAGAGGTCATAGAAGTATTGAATTCATCGGGAATAAGAACGGTTATGCTTACCGGTGACAACAGGCATACGGCGCAAGCGATAGCTGATCAAATTGGCATTCAGGACTTTCGAGCTGAACTCATGCCGAATGAGAAAGTGGAAGAGCTCAAACGAATATCTGAGAGATACGGCAGCATCGCAATGGTTGGCGATGGGGTAAACGACGCGCCGGCTCTGGCTGTTGCCAATGTTGGCATCGCTATGGGAGCTGCAGGCACTGATACCGCACTAGAGACCGCCAACATAGCGCTCATGAAGGACGACCTTTCGAGAATCCCATATTTGTACCGTCTCGCTGTTCGCACCAAAGCGATTATCAGACAGAACATTTTTGCGAGCCTCACGGCAAAAACCCTGCTCGCTGTTGGTGTTCCATTGGGCTTTGTATCGATTGCCTTGGCCGTTCTTGCAGGGGATGCAGGGATGACCTTAGGAATCACTGGAAACGCAATGAGGATTTCGAAATTGAATCCGAACTGA